Genomic DNA from SAR324 cluster bacterium:
TTGGACACCATCCAGACCTTCTGGTGGGTTGCTGAGCGCATTGAGTTGCAGGTTGTCCTGAATCTTTAAATCACGAGCAACAGCTTCGACAAAAGCAGAAAGTGGCTGCTCCATTACTGGGGCAAGTGGCCGATTTTTCAGTTGGTTCCACTCACTGGCTAGCGCTTGCAACTGGCGTAGCTGTTGTCGCCGATTATCCAGTTGTTGTTGTAACAGTGCTTCCTGAGCAGCGAGCTGCTTTTGTACATACACCCCTCCAAAGGCCAAGCCAATGAGAAGCAATAAACCCAGCAGTAGTTGTTCACGAGGGGTCAGTTCACGCATGAGGACACGCGATAGAGTCAGAAGTAGAAAGAATACGTACCACTGGCGGCGATTTCCGAACTCGCAGTGGATTGCGAGTACAGTAATTGGCAAAGCCAGCATCGATGAAGCGGTAGGGGAGCTGTTCGTCCCGACCCGCTGGAATTCCAAGACGAGTGGTTTGCAGGACTTGTTCCGGACGATAGTCGGTATCCAGTAGCTCCAGGCTGTCTGCTATCAACTGTTGTTGATCCCAATCTGGAACCTTTAGTCCTAGAGAGCGACAGAGCAGGGTTTGTCCTGAGCAGAGTCGCTTTGAGTCACGAATCCGACCGGCGATACGATTGCGGTGCTGCATGGTTTGCACCATTGCTTGGGAAGTTGGATCGTCTGGAAAGAAGGGAAAAATGACCGCTGATTTGAGCAGCACGGCGTTACCTTCTCCCTGACAACTGAAGTTGAAGGAGTCGCCACCGTGCGCATAGTACATGTAGATGGTACCGGGTGCTTGGAAGAGAGCGTTGCGTTTGGGAGTCCAACCCAGCGAGGCGTGGCTGCCTTTCTCAGTCAGGTAGTAGGCTTCTGTTTCGATCAGCTGTGCCGCCAACCACTGTCCATCCAGGTGATGCCACAACACTTTCCCTAATAGATCTCGAGCAACTTCGCAGGCATCGCGATCAAAAAAATCCCGGTCTACGGGAGTCATTCGTCGATCAGTTCCATCCATTCATAGGGATCTTCCATCTCACCATACTGGATGCCAGTTAGGTTTTGGAAGAAACGTTGGGCAACAGGTCCGGTCTTTCCTTCTCCAACGAGAAAGCTCTCACCCTTCCAACTGAGTTCACCAACCGGAGAAATGACGGCAGCAGTTCCAGAACCAAAGATCTCCTTGATGGTTCCTTGACGCACCCCTTTGAGTACCTCCTCAATACGGATACGCCGCTCTACCATTGGTAGTCCCCAGTGGCGTCCAAGTTCCAGAACGGATCGACGGGTGATGCCCGGTAGGATGGTTCCGTTGAGTTGGGGCGTTACAATTTCATTTTCCATGACAAAGAAGATGTTCATGGAACCAACTTCTTCGACATATTGTCGTTCCACCGCATCCAGCCAGAGAACCTGTGTGTAGCCCTTTGCCTGGGCTTCCTTTTCAGCCAAATTGCTAGCAGCGTAGTTGCCTGCTGTCTTCGCTTCACCGACCCCACCAGGGGCAGCTCGGACGTACTTTTCTTCGACAATGATCTTGACTGGGTTGAAGCCTTCTGGGTAGTAGGGTCCGACGGGGCAGAGGATGATGAAGAACAGGTATTCCTTGGAAACCTTCAGTCCCAGTGCTTCTTCGGTAGCAAGCAGAGTTGGGCGGATATAGAGCGATGTGCCTGGTTCATTTGGAACCCAGTTTTGATCGGTACGCAGCAGCAGCTTGAGTGCTTGTAGTCCAGTTTCAACATCCAGTTCGGGTAGACAGATTCGCTGAGCAGTTCGTTGGAGTCGCTCAAAATTCTGCCGAGGGCGAAAGAGGCGAATCTTTTGATCAGCTCCTCGATAGGCCTTCATCCCTTCAAAGGCTGACTGACCATAGTGCAGCACCAGGGTGGATGGAGACATCTGCAGGTGTTGGAAGGGCTGAATCTTGGCAGAATGCCAGCCACCACGATCGCTACTCCAGCGAATCGCTAGCATGTGGTCCGAAAAGACGGTGCCAAAGGTTACCCCAGTCAGTGTGCTCGGTGGGGTCTTGCGTGCTTGCTGCGGAAGTAGTTCCTGTGCGATGTCCATGTGTGCGTATTGCTGGATGAGGAAGTGAGAAGCGGTCGAACTCAGCGGCTATTGAGGTACTGCATCTGGCGGTATACCTGCTCTTGCCGATACTCATCGTAATGCAACAACAGATAAGCTGTGGTTGAAACAGTACTTACGAGCAGCAGCAGGGCGATGCGTACAATCCACTTAGTATGTTGCAT
This window encodes:
- a CDS encoding branched-chain amino acid aminotransferase; protein product: MDIAQELLPQQARKTPPSTLTGVTFGTVFSDHMLAIRWSSDRGGWHSAKIQPFQHLQMSPSTLVLHYGQSAFEGMKAYRGADQKIRLFRPRQNFERLQRTAQRICLPELDVETGLQALKLLLRTDQNWVPNEPGTSLYIRPTLLATEEALGLKVSKEYLFFIILCPVGPYYPEGFNPVKIIVEEKYVRAAPGGVGEAKTAGNYAASNLAEKEAQAKGYTQVLWLDAVERQYVEEVGSMNIFFVMENEIVTPQLNGTILPGITRRSVLELGRHWGLPMVERRIRIEEVLKGVRQGTIKEIFGSGTAAVISPVGELSWKGESFLVGEGKTGPVAQRFFQNLTGIQYGEMEDPYEWMELIDE
- a CDS encoding DNA-3-methyladenine glycosylase, which encodes MDGTDRRMTPVDRDFFDRDACEVARDLLGKVLWHHLDGQWLAAQLIETEAYYLTEKGSHASLGWTPKRNALFQAPGTIYMYYAHGGDSFNFSCQGEGNAVLLKSAVIFPFFPDDPTSQAMVQTMQHRNRIAGRIRDSKRLCSGQTLLCRSLGLKVPDWDQQQLIADSLELLDTDYRPEQVLQTTRLGIPAGRDEQLPYRFIDAGFANYCTRNPLRVRKSPPVVRILSTSDSIACPHA
- the gspM gene encoding type II secretion system protein GspM; translated protein: MRELTPREQLLLGLLLLIGLAFGGVYVQKQLAAQEALLQQQLDNRRQQLRQLQALASEWNQLKNRPLAPVMEQPLSAFVEAVARDLKIQDNLQLNALSNPPEGLDGVQVRLDKLNLDDALEVLYRLENNQPVLQIEQLLFSVAPGSRVVRLNFQVFKQSPRSSNS